One Cellulomonas sp. NS3 genomic region harbors:
- a CDS encoding ABC transporter permease produces MSTVADPQPSQPVELDAPGSAPMVQAKVGWRGPVVYGVVSLISLVVFGLLTPADETTRFIVASSRDLVDIAPFAVPSRLTAIVLSVLALGLTAWVTRETLARRTVATWVPVVFGFLILVAFLVWVMAGNDNALPLTVLLTGALTLSVPLIFGSLAGILCERSGIINIAIEGQLLAGAFLAVVVASLTGNPYTGLIAAPIAGAIVGLGLVLFAVRYRVDQIIVGVVLNVLVIGVTNYLFSTVLTQNPQSFNSPPRLPTLPIPFLSQIPVVGPVLFNHSLVVYLMYVAVAVLQVMVFRSRWGLRMRSVGEHPKAADTVGIPVNLTRVKNTVLGGAVAGLGGAALVAAGLAFTKELTAGRGYIALAAMILGRWSPKGALAAALLFGFADSLRQVLGNLGSPVPSQFLAMLPYLATIFAVAGLVGRVRAPAAEGIPYVK; encoded by the coding sequence GTGAGCACCGTCGCGGACCCGCAGCCCTCGCAGCCCGTCGAGCTCGACGCGCCCGGCTCGGCCCCCATGGTCCAGGCGAAGGTCGGCTGGCGCGGGCCGGTCGTCTACGGGGTCGTCTCCCTGATCTCGCTCGTGGTCTTCGGTCTGCTCACGCCGGCCGACGAGACCACCCGGTTCATCGTGGCGTCGAGCCGTGACCTCGTGGACATCGCCCCGTTCGCGGTGCCGTCCCGGCTCACCGCGATCGTCCTGTCGGTGCTCGCGCTCGGGCTGACCGCGTGGGTCACCCGGGAGACGCTCGCGCGCCGCACGGTCGCCACGTGGGTCCCCGTCGTCTTCGGGTTCCTGATCCTGGTGGCGTTCCTCGTGTGGGTCATGGCCGGCAACGACAACGCGCTGCCCCTCACGGTGCTGCTGACTGGCGCACTGACGCTGTCGGTGCCGCTGATCTTCGGGTCGCTCGCCGGGATCCTGTGCGAGCGCTCGGGCATCATCAACATCGCGATCGAGGGCCAGCTCCTCGCCGGGGCCTTCCTCGCGGTCGTCGTCGCGAGCCTCACGGGCAACCCGTACACGGGCCTCATCGCGGCGCCGATCGCCGGTGCGATCGTCGGGCTGGGCCTGGTGCTGTTCGCCGTGCGGTACCGCGTCGACCAGATCATCGTCGGCGTCGTGCTCAACGTGCTGGTCATCGGCGTGACGAACTACCTGTTCTCGACGGTCCTCACGCAGAACCCGCAGTCGTTCAACTCCCCGCCGCGCCTGCCCACGCTGCCGATCCCGTTCCTGTCGCAGATCCCCGTCGTCGGACCGGTGCTGTTCAACCACTCCCTCGTGGTCTACCTCATGTACGTCGCGGTCGCCGTGCTCCAGGTCATGGTGTTCCGCAGCCGGTGGGGGCTGCGCATGCGGTCGGTCGGCGAGCACCCCAAGGCCGCGGACACGGTCGGCATCCCGGTCAACCTCACGCGCGTCAAGAACACGGTGCTCGGCGGGGCCGTCGCGGGCCTCGGCGGCGCGGCGCTCGTCGCGGCCGGGCTCGCGTTCACCAAGGAGCTCACCGCGGGCCGCGGGTACATCGCGCTCGCGGCGATGATCCTCGGCCGGTGGAGCCCCAAGGGTGCGCTCGCCGCGGCGCTGCTGTTCGGCTTCGCCGACTCGCTGCGCCAGGTGCTCGGCAACCTCGGGTCGCCCGTGCCCAGCCAGTTCCTCGCGATGCTCCCGTACCTCGCGACCATCTTCGCCGTCGCCGGCCTCGTGGGCCGCGTGCGCGCGCCCGCCGCCGAGGGCATCCCCTACGTGAAGTGA
- the deoC gene encoding deoxyribose-phosphate aldolase — MTIDAHALAQLVDHTLLKPEATRADVEALVEEGVRLGVYSVCVSPSFLPLDARGLKVATVVGFPSGKHHSEVKAAEAARAVRDGADEVDMVLDVGAAKSGAFESVQADIAAVRAAAPAPTVLKVIIESAALTDDEIVAVCRAAEAAGADFVKTSTGFHPAGGASVHAVALMAATVGGRLGVKASGGIRSTADAVAMVEAGATRLGLSGTAAVLGGFESDSAY; from the coding sequence ATGACGATCGACGCCCACGCACTCGCCCAGCTCGTGGACCACACCCTGCTCAAGCCGGAGGCGACCCGCGCCGACGTCGAGGCGCTCGTCGAGGAGGGCGTGCGGCTCGGCGTGTACTCGGTGTGCGTCTCGCCGTCGTTCCTGCCGCTCGACGCGCGCGGCCTCAAGGTCGCGACGGTCGTCGGCTTCCCCTCAGGCAAGCACCACAGCGAGGTCAAGGCCGCCGAGGCCGCGCGCGCCGTGCGGGACGGGGCCGACGAGGTCGACATGGTGCTCGACGTGGGCGCCGCGAAGTCGGGGGCGTTCGAGTCCGTGCAGGCCGACATCGCCGCGGTCCGCGCCGCCGCGCCGGCCCCGACGGTGCTCAAGGTCATCATCGAGTCGGCGGCCCTGACCGATGACGAGATCGTCGCGGTGTGCCGCGCCGCGGAGGCGGCCGGCGCCGACTTCGTGAAGACGTCGACGGGGTTCCACCCGGCAGGCGGCGCGAGCGTGCACGCGGTCGCGCTCATGGCCGCGACGGTCGGCGGACGGCTCGGGGTCAAGGCGTCGGGCGGCATCCGCAGCACCGCCGACGCGGTCGCCATGGTGGAGGCCGGCGCGACCCGGCTCGGCCTCTCGGGGACCGCGGCCGTGCTCGGCGGGTTCGAGTCCGACTCCGCCTACTGA
- a CDS encoding cytidine deaminase, producing MTDSPAPEIDWAALRAAALDVMTRAYVPYSRFPVGVAALVDDGRVVVGCNVENASYGLTLCAECALVSALHVSGGGRLVAFVCVDAHGNALMPCGRCRQLLWEHGGPALLVETVSGIKPMTEVLPDAFGPADLVERGTA from the coding sequence ATGACCGACAGCCCCGCCCCCGAGATCGACTGGGCCGCCCTGCGCGCGGCCGCGCTCGACGTCATGACCCGCGCCTACGTGCCGTACTCCCGCTTCCCCGTGGGCGTCGCGGCGCTCGTGGACGACGGCCGCGTCGTCGTCGGCTGCAACGTCGAGAACGCGTCGTACGGCCTGACGCTGTGCGCCGAGTGCGCGCTCGTCTCGGCGCTGCACGTGAGCGGCGGCGGCCGGCTCGTCGCGTTCGTCTGCGTCGACGCCCACGGCAACGCGCTCATGCCGTGCGGCCGGTGCCGCCAGCTCCTGTGGGAGCACGGCGGGCCCGCGCTGCTCGTCGAGACCGTGAGCGGCATCAAGCCGATGACCGAGGTGCTCCCGGACGCGTTCGGGCCCGCCGACCTGGTGGAACGAGGGACAGCATGA
- a CDS encoding thymidine phosphorylase, translated as MSEGFDAVDVIRTKRDGGRLSDGQIDWVLDAYTRGVVAEEQMSALAMAILLNGMDRAEIARWTAAMIASGERMDFSGLSRPTADKHSTGGVGDKITLPLAPLVAVFDVAVPQLSGRGLGHTGGTLDKLEAIPGWRAELTNDEMMAQLESVGAVICQAGAGLAPADRKLYALRDVTGTVEAIPLIASSIMSKKIAEGTGSLVLDVKVGTGAFMKDADRARELARTMVALGTDAGVRTVALLTDMSTPLGLTAGNALEVRESLEVLAGGGPADVVELTVALAREMLDAAGRPDADPAAALADGRAMDVWRAMIAAQGGDVDAPLPVARETEQVLAPADGVLTSLDAYAVGVAAWRLGAGRARKEDPVQAGAGVELHAKPGDTVRAGQPLLTLHTDTPERFERAREVLAGAATVEADGAATPRTLLLDRIEA; from the coding sequence ATGAGCGAGGGCTTCGACGCGGTCGACGTCATCCGGACCAAGCGCGACGGCGGGCGCCTGAGCGACGGCCAGATCGACTGGGTGCTCGACGCGTACACGCGCGGGGTCGTCGCCGAGGAGCAGATGTCGGCGCTCGCGATGGCGATCCTGCTCAACGGCATGGACCGGGCGGAGATCGCGCGGTGGACCGCCGCGATGATCGCGAGCGGCGAGCGCATGGACTTCTCGGGGCTCTCGCGCCCGACGGCCGACAAGCACTCGACCGGCGGGGTCGGCGACAAGATCACGCTGCCGCTCGCGCCGCTCGTGGCCGTGTTCGACGTCGCCGTCCCGCAGCTCTCGGGCCGCGGGCTCGGCCACACCGGGGGGACGCTCGACAAGCTCGAGGCCATCCCGGGCTGGCGCGCCGAGCTCACGAACGACGAGATGATGGCGCAGCTCGAGTCCGTCGGCGCCGTGATCTGCCAGGCCGGCGCCGGGCTCGCCCCCGCCGACCGCAAGCTCTACGCGCTGCGCGACGTCACCGGCACGGTCGAGGCGATCCCGCTCATCGCGAGCTCGATCATGAGCAAGAAGATCGCCGAGGGCACCGGCTCGCTCGTGCTCGACGTCAAGGTCGGCACGGGCGCGTTCATGAAGGACGCCGACCGGGCCCGCGAGCTCGCGCGCACGATGGTCGCGCTCGGCACCGACGCGGGCGTGCGGACCGTCGCTCTGCTCACCGACATGTCGACCCCGCTCGGCCTGACCGCGGGGAACGCGCTCGAGGTCCGGGAGTCGCTCGAGGTGCTGGCGGGCGGGGGACCGGCGGACGTCGTCGAGCTCACGGTCGCGCTGGCGCGCGAGATGCTCGACGCCGCGGGCCGCCCCGACGCGGACCCGGCCGCCGCGCTGGCCGACGGGCGTGCGATGGACGTCTGGCGCGCGATGATCGCCGCGCAGGGCGGGGACGTCGACGCGCCGCTGCCGGTGGCCCGCGAGACCGAGCAGGTCCTCGCACCCGCCGACGGCGTGCTCACCTCGCTCGACGCCTACGCCGTCGGGGTTGCCGCGTGGCGCCTCGGCGCCGGGCGCGCGCGCAAGGAGGACCCGGTGCAGGCCGGCGCCGGCGTCGAGCTCCACGCCAAGCCGGGCGACACCGTGCGCGCCGGGCAGCCGCTGCTCACGCTGCACACCGACACCCCGGAGCGGTTCGAGCGCGCGCGCGAGGTGCTGGCCGGCGCCGCGACGGTCGAGGCGGACGGCGCGGCCACGCCCCGCACGCTGCTGCTGGACCGCATCGAGGCCTGA
- a CDS encoding DUF6055 domain-containing protein, whose product MGRFRRGTVAAAVVVPFLLGVLIAYALDDTPTGPKSGDRAHAWAERLDEGAASSRESENFVLLWGPRAGGDLADASEYYRVDPVELLDRLERYYALYVGTVGVTEPVGPVAEDKIAVVLTRTWDDLAYDAWATGRVEGGLALLEIAPEAARTGAWDVARALAVVLQSVAVAPDGPAPDAGLGTTAPGVRGSSFGEAMASFLATTAEPSDAGDLSAFVRAENLRWSSGRHLDGGWTLLQHVADRDGLATVGRLWREGGLEADPVAAYGRVAGLTQEELGVRLAEHALRNVTWDYSTQDDLRRYAAEVEPALTAEPGTAVEAVDATAHHYRVPSALAPAENGYALVRLSPEEGATAVRVRVRGHTEAGPDASWTAGLVAVDVDGTARYGELAGGTDVTVELATGPGDAQVYLVVAATPTRAHEFDPAAGYPGSVRYPFELRVAGAAAWGSEPGFVRPAAPAGGRWHTNGGGWVGEFAAVDPGVYVGPQAVVQDWAQVTGSARIEGRAVVESGAVVGGSAVVRDNAVARSRAVLGGDVLVGGDAEVSWTCASGVYLRFDRAQTCDGGAGEPPVEPVLEPFPTEELALDGAPDPSPTPTPTPTPTPTPTPTPTPTPTPSATPRPTPTPSPSGVGLPEPIPAPVAGCTAVLTVVNQWPGGYQAQVTVTAGTEAVSAWRVSWAHPADQTVAEAWGARVRQNGTSVEADSVSWNAALAPGASTTFGFSGTYSGPAPVAPAAACTRSR is encoded by the coding sequence ATGGGCAGGTTCCGGCGCGGCACCGTCGCTGCGGCCGTCGTCGTCCCGTTCCTCCTCGGGGTCCTCATCGCCTACGCGCTCGACGACACCCCGACGGGCCCCAAGTCCGGTGACCGCGCGCACGCCTGGGCGGAGCGGCTCGACGAGGGTGCGGCGAGCTCGCGCGAGAGCGAGAACTTCGTGCTGCTGTGGGGACCGCGCGCCGGCGGCGACCTCGCCGACGCGTCCGAGTACTACCGCGTCGACCCGGTCGAGCTCCTCGACCGGCTCGAGCGCTACTACGCGCTCTACGTGGGGACCGTCGGCGTGACGGAGCCGGTCGGGCCGGTCGCGGAGGACAAGATCGCCGTCGTCCTGACCCGGACCTGGGACGACCTGGCCTACGACGCGTGGGCCACCGGGCGCGTCGAGGGCGGGCTCGCGCTGCTCGAGATCGCCCCCGAGGCCGCCCGCACCGGCGCCTGGGACGTCGCGCGCGCGCTCGCGGTCGTCCTGCAGAGCGTCGCGGTCGCGCCGGACGGTCCCGCGCCGGACGCCGGCCTCGGCACGACGGCGCCCGGGGTGCGCGGCTCGTCGTTCGGCGAGGCCATGGCGTCGTTCCTCGCGACGACCGCCGAGCCGTCGGACGCGGGGGACCTGTCGGCGTTCGTGCGCGCCGAGAACCTGCGCTGGTCCTCCGGCCGGCACCTCGACGGCGGGTGGACGCTGCTCCAGCACGTCGCGGACCGGGACGGCCTCGCGACGGTCGGGCGGCTGTGGCGCGAGGGCGGCCTCGAGGCCGACCCCGTCGCGGCCTACGGCCGTGTCGCAGGCCTCACGCAGGAGGAGCTGGGCGTGCGTCTCGCCGAGCACGCGCTGCGCAACGTGACATGGGACTACTCGACGCAGGACGACCTGCGCCGCTACGCCGCCGAGGTCGAGCCCGCGCTCACCGCGGAGCCCGGGACCGCGGTCGAGGCGGTCGACGCGACCGCCCACCACTACCGCGTGCCGTCCGCGCTCGCGCCCGCCGAGAACGGCTACGCCCTCGTCCGGCTCAGCCCCGAGGAGGGTGCGACGGCGGTGCGCGTGCGCGTCCGCGGTCACACCGAGGCGGGGCCCGACGCGTCGTGGACCGCGGGCCTCGTCGCGGTCGACGTCGACGGCACGGCGCGGTACGGCGAGCTCGCCGGCGGCACCGACGTGACGGTCGAGCTCGCGACCGGCCCCGGCGACGCGCAGGTCTACCTCGTCGTCGCGGCGACCCCGACGCGCGCGCACGAGTTCGACCCCGCGGCGGGCTACCCCGGGTCCGTCCGGTACCCGTTCGAGCTGCGGGTCGCCGGAGCCGCGGCGTGGGGCTCGGAGCCCGGCTTCGTGCGCCCCGCGGCGCCCGCCGGCGGTCGCTGGCACACCAACGGAGGCGGTTGGGTCGGCGAGTTCGCGGCGGTCGACCCCGGCGTCTACGTCGGCCCGCAGGCGGTGGTGCAGGACTGGGCCCAGGTCACCGGCTCGGCGCGCATCGAGGGCCGCGCGGTCGTCGAGAGCGGGGCGGTCGTCGGCGGGTCCGCGGTCGTGCGCGACAACGCCGTCGCGCGCTCGCGGGCCGTGCTCGGCGGGGACGTGCTCGTCGGCGGCGACGCCGAGGTCAGCTGGACCTGCGCGTCCGGGGTCTACCTGCGGTTCGACCGGGCGCAGACGTGCGACGGCGGCGCGGGCGAGCCCCCCGTGGAGCCGGTGCTCGAGCCGTTCCCGACCGAGGAGCTCGCGCTCGACGGCGCGCCGGACCCGAGCCCGACGCCGACGCCCACCCCGACGCCGACGCCGACGCCCACCCCGACCCCGACGCCCACACCGACGCCGTCGGCGACGCCCCGGCCGACGCCGACCCCGTCGCCGAGCGGCGTGGGGCTGCCCGAGCCGATCCCCGCGCCGGTCGCGGGCTGCACGGCGGTGCTCACGGTCGTCAACCAGTGGCCCGGTGGCTACCAGGCGCAGGTCACCGTGACGGCGGGCACGGAGGCCGTCTCGGCGTGGCGGGTCAGCTGGGCCCACCCGGCGGACCAGACGGTCGCGGAGGCATGGGGCGCCCGCGTGCGGCAGAACGGCACGTCGGTCGAGGCCGACAGCGTCAGCTGGAACGCCGCCCTCGCGCCGGGCGCGTCGACGACGTTCGGCTTCTCGGGGACGTACTCGGGCCCCGCTCCGGTCGCACCCGCCGCAGCCTGCACCCGGTCACGCTGA
- a CDS encoding adenosine deaminase — protein sequence MTPAYDLVAALPKVLLHDHLDGGVRPATLVELAREVGHTLPATDPEELGRWFVAAADSGSLERYLETFAHTVAVMQTEDALRRVAREAAVDLAADGVVYAEQRYAPEQHLTGGLTLQQVVDAVQAGFAEGVVEVAAQGREIRIGTLLSAMRHADRADEIAALALANRDAGVVGFDIAGAEAGFPASRLATAFTALRDAWFPVTVHAGEADGLGSITEALGVGALRLGHGVRVLDDVTVQEPGTAGAPPAATLGRLAAWVRDRRVPLETCPSSNVQTGAAASVAEHPVTLLKRLGFAVTVNTDNRLQSGTSLTRELALLVEHAGWTVDDVRDVTLTAAENAFLPQDERAELIDRAILPGYTHDGTGRHRA from the coding sequence ATGACCCCCGCGTACGACCTGGTGGCCGCGCTGCCCAAGGTGCTGCTGCACGACCACCTGGACGGCGGCGTCCGGCCGGCCACGCTCGTCGAGCTCGCGCGCGAGGTGGGCCACACGCTGCCGGCGACCGACCCCGAGGAGCTCGGGCGCTGGTTCGTCGCCGCGGCGGACTCGGGCAGCCTCGAGCGCTACCTCGAGACGTTCGCGCACACGGTCGCGGTCATGCAGACCGAGGATGCGCTGCGCCGGGTCGCGCGCGAGGCTGCGGTCGACCTCGCGGCCGACGGGGTCGTCTACGCCGAGCAGCGCTACGCGCCCGAGCAGCACCTCACGGGCGGGCTGACGCTCCAGCAGGTGGTCGACGCCGTGCAGGCCGGGTTCGCGGAGGGCGTCGTCGAGGTGGCGGCCCAGGGCCGCGAGATCCGCATCGGCACGCTCCTGTCGGCGATGCGGCACGCGGACCGGGCCGACGAGATCGCCGCGCTCGCGCTCGCCAACCGCGACGCGGGCGTCGTGGGCTTCGACATCGCCGGGGCGGAGGCCGGGTTCCCGGCGTCCCGGCTCGCGACGGCGTTCACGGCGCTGCGCGACGCGTGGTTCCCCGTGACCGTGCACGCCGGCGAGGCCGACGGGCTCGGCTCGATCACCGAGGCGCTCGGTGTCGGTGCGCTGCGCCTCGGGCACGGCGTCCGGGTGCTCGACGACGTCACGGTGCAGGAGCCCGGCACGGCCGGCGCCCCGCCCGCGGCGACCCTCGGGCGCCTCGCCGCCTGGGTCCGTGACCGGCGGGTCCCGCTCGAGACGTGCCCGTCGTCGAACGTCCAGACCGGCGCGGCCGCGTCGGTCGCCGAGCACCCCGTGACGCTGCTCAAGCGGCTCGGGTTCGCGGTCACGGTCAACACCGACAACCGGCTCCAGTCGGGCACCAGCCTCACGCGCGAGCTCGCGCTGCTGGTCGAGCACGCCGGGTGGACCGTGGACGACGTCCGCGACGTCACGCTCACCGCCGCCGAGAACGCGTTCCTCCCGCAGGACGAGCGCGCCGAGCTCATCGACCGGGCGATCCTCCCGGGCTACACGCACGACGGCACCGGAAGGCACCGCGCATGA